Proteins encoded in a region of the Diabrotica virgifera virgifera chromosome 4, PGI_DIABVI_V3a genome:
- the LOC126883608 gene encoding uncharacterized protein LOC126883608, whose translation MNYHIRPLSQHQQQKIKRLLEHEELGDRRPSQFLRHLQSLAGTTVPDNIVRSLWLGRLPSSTQAILATQAKASLDAVAELADTISEAIARSVHISEASNARENTIDKLTAELAEMKMQLATLSQTQAQTNTYRRNRSNSRGRPYPRDRSYRRERNNDICWYHYRFGDQAQKCSLPCKHQENIAGSR comes from the coding sequence ATGAAttaccatatcagaccattatCTCAACATCaacaacaaaaaattaaaagactaCTTGAGCATGAAGAACTGGGCGATCGACGACCTTCTCAATTTTTACGACATTTACAGTCTTTAGCAGGCACAACAGTACCAGATAATATTGTAAGATCTCTGTGGTTAGGTAGACTGCCATCGTCTACACAGGCTATCCTAGCTACTCAAGCTAAAGCTAGTTTGGACGCAGTTGCGGAGCTAGCTGACACAATCTCCGAAGCTATAGCTCGTAGCGTCCATATTTCAGAAGCTTCCAACGCGCGCGAAAATACAATCGATAAATTGACAGCCGAattagctgaaatgaaaatgCAGCTAGCTACTTTGTCGCAGACTCAAGCACAAACCAACACATACCGTCGTAACCGCAGCAACTCAAGAGGCAGACCTTATCCTAGAGACAGGAGCTACAGAAGGGAACGTAATAATGACATTTGTTGGTATCACTACCGTTTTGGTGACCAGGCTCAAAAGTGCTCTCTTCCGTGCAAACATCAGGAAAACATCGCGGGTAGTCGGTAA